In the Leptotrichia sp. oral taxon 847 genome, one interval contains:
- a CDS encoding ABC transporter ATP-binding protein, whose translation MTEQDILLKIENLTTSFRIDEKYFPAVDDVSIELRKNEVLAIVGESGCGKSTLATSIVGLHNPINTKSSGKITFEGKNLLEIDEEEFNKIRGKHIGMIFQDPLSALNPLMKIENQIEESLIYHTNFTKEERKKKVYDLLQKVGINNYKRVAKQFPHELSGGMRQRVMIAIALSCKPQIVIADEPTTALDVTIQAQILDLLKSLQNEMNAGIILITHDLGVVAQMADRVAVMYAGEIVEIADVIELFKNPKHPYTRSLLNSIPQLDLENEKLHVIYGNVPSLKKINRKGCRFADRIPWVDKSEHEENPKLHEISKNHFVRCTCYKNFELK comes from the coding sequence TTGACTGAACAAGATATACTTTTGAAAATAGAAAATTTGACTACAAGTTTTCGGATTGATGAAAAATATTTTCCTGCTGTTGATGATGTGTCGATTGAACTTAGAAAAAATGAAGTTTTGGCGATTGTTGGGGAGTCTGGGTGTGGGAAAAGTACTCTTGCTACTTCCATCGTGGGACTTCATAATCCGATTAATACTAAATCTAGTGGAAAAATAACTTTCGAAGGTAAAAATCTTTTAGAAATCGACGAGGAAGAATTTAATAAAATAAGGGGAAAACATATTGGAATGATTTTTCAAGATCCATTATCTGCACTTAATCCGCTTATGAAAATTGAAAATCAAATTGAGGAAAGTCTTATTTACCACACAAATTTTACAAAAGAAGAAAGAAAAAAGAAAGTTTATGATTTACTGCAAAAAGTTGGGATAAATAATTACAAAAGAGTTGCAAAACAATTTCCACACGAACTTAGCGGAGGTATGCGACAAAGAGTTATGATTGCAATTGCACTTTCCTGCAAACCACAGATTGTCATAGCTGATGAGCCAACTACAGCACTGGATGTAACAATTCAGGCACAGATATTAGATTTATTAAAATCTCTTCAAAATGAAATGAATGCTGGAATTATACTGATTACACACGATTTGGGAGTGGTTGCACAGATGGCTGATAGAGTTGCTGTCATGTATGCGGGAGAAATTGTGGAAATTGCTGATGTTATCGAATTATTTAAAAATCCGAAACACCCTTACACAAGGTCGCTTCTTAACTCCATTCCACAACTGGACTTAGAAAATGAAAAACTTCATGTGATTTATGGAAATGTACCGTCGCTAAAAAAAATAAATAGAAAAGGCTGCCGATTTGCGGATAGAATTCCGTGGGTTGATAAAAGTGAACATGAAGAAAATCCAAAATTGCACGAAATCTCTAAAAACCATTTTGTGAGATGTACTTGCTATAAAAATTTTGAATTAAAATAA
- a CDS encoding glycoside hydrolase family 108 protein: protein MFNRFNKFFDYLLFIEGGYSNNPYDKGGETKYGITKETARSYGYKGEMTDLTKALAQKIYEKKYYKAYKIDKIKNDKMALSIFDFVVNSGKYGIKKAQEAINKVYKKNVLTADGIIGLQTVKYLNLVNSEKFLSEYHKLQIEYYNAVVKNNPKQKVFLAGWLNRVKRKENYLKNV, encoded by the coding sequence ATGTTCAATAGATTTAATAAATTTTTTGACTATCTTTTATTTATAGAAGGAGGTTATTCCAATAATCCTTACGACAAAGGTGGTGAAACAAAATACGGAATAACAAAAGAAACTGCCAGAAGTTATGGATACAAAGGGGAAATGACAGATTTGACAAAAGCTCTTGCACAAAAAATTTATGAAAAGAAATATTACAAAGCTTATAAAATTGACAAAATTAAAAATGATAAAATGGCTCTTAGTATCTTTGATTTTGTCGTAAACTCTGGAAAATATGGAATAAAAAAAGCGCAGGAAGCTATAAATAAAGTTTATAAAAAAAATGTTTTAACAGCCGATGGAATAATAGGTCTTCAGACAGTCAAATATTTAAATTTGGTAAATTCTGAAAAATTTTTATCAGAATATCATAAATTGCAAATTGAATACTATAATGCAGTTGTTAAAAACAATCCTAAGCAAAAAGTATTTCTGGCTGGATGGCTAAACAGAGTGAAAAGAAAAGAAAATTATTTGAAAAATGTATAA
- a CDS encoding aminotransferase class I/II-fold pyridoxal phosphate-dependent enzyme — MKKNIDLKRQKKTVLFDALKEHLNNRVVRFDVPGHKGGRGNKEFRDFIGIHAMQMDVNSMKPLDNLCHPTSVIKEAQEIAAEAFGAKEAYFMVSGTTGAVQAMIMSTCRTGDKLIIPRNVHRSAINAMVVCGAVPVYINPGLNKKLGISLGMSIKDVKKAIKENPDAKAILVNNPTYYGICSDLKSIVKLAHENGMYVLVDEAHGAHFSFDENLPISAMEAGADMAAISMHKTGGSLTQSSILLSGEKINADYVRKIINLTQTTSASYLLMASLDVARKNLVINGRELFEKTVKFAEYARSEINKLGGYYAYGKELIDGDAVFDFDTTKLSVYTKDIGLAGIEVYDILRDEYGIQIELGDLGNILSIITAGDRGLEIERLISSLAEIKRLYSKNSEGMFDHEYINPKVVMTPQDAFYSEKEMIPILDSVGRVSAEFVMAYPPGIPILAPGEKITDEIIRYISYAKEKGCLLTGTEDMHVDKINVVLKK; from the coding sequence ATGAAAAAGAATATTGATTTAAAAAGGCAGAAAAAAACTGTACTTTTTGATGCGCTAAAAGAACACTTAAATAATAGAGTGGTAAGATTTGATGTGCCAGGACACAAAGGTGGACGCGGAAACAAAGAATTTAGAGATTTTATTGGGATCCATGCCATGCAAATGGATGTCAATTCTATGAAGCCGCTGGATAATTTGTGTCATCCAACTTCCGTCATAAAAGAAGCACAGGAAATAGCAGCTGAAGCTTTTGGGGCAAAAGAAGCCTATTTTATGGTAAGCGGAACTACAGGAGCAGTACAGGCGATGATTATGTCAACTTGCAGAACTGGCGATAAGCTTATAATTCCTAGAAATGTCCATAGAAGTGCCATAAATGCCATGGTTGTCTGCGGTGCAGTTCCAGTTTATATAAATCCTGGACTAAATAAAAAATTGGGAATTTCACTTGGAATGTCGATAAAAGATGTGAAAAAGGCAATTAAAGAAAATCCTGACGCAAAAGCAATTTTAGTAAATAATCCAACTTATTACGGAATTTGCTCGGATCTAAAATCTATTGTGAAACTGGCACACGAAAATGGGATGTATGTGTTAGTTGATGAAGCGCACGGAGCACATTTTTCCTTTGATGAAAATTTACCAATTTCAGCTATGGAAGCGGGAGCTGATATGGCAGCAATAAGTATGCACAAAACAGGTGGTTCTCTTACACAGAGCTCCATTTTGCTGAGTGGAGAGAAAATTAATGCCGATTATGTGCGAAAAATAATAAATTTGACTCAAACTACAAGTGCTTCGTATTTACTTATGGCTTCACTTGATGTAGCAAGAAAAAATCTTGTCATAAACGGTCGAGAATTATTTGAGAAAACTGTAAAATTTGCTGAATACGCACGAAGTGAAATTAATAAATTGGGCGGTTATTATGCTTATGGGAAAGAACTTATTGACGGAGATGCAGTTTTTGACTTTGACACAACTAAACTATCCGTTTATACAAAAGATATTGGACTTGCGGGAATTGAAGTTTATGATATTTTAAGAGATGAATATGGGATTCAGATTGAACTTGGAGATTTGGGGAATATTTTGTCGATAATTACTGCGGGAGACAGAGGTCTTGAAATCGAGCGGCTTATTTCCTCACTTGCAGAAATTAAACGTTTGTACTCAAAAAATTCCGAAGGGATGTTTGACCACGAATATATAAATCCAAAAGTTGTCATGACTCCTCAAGATGCCTTTTATTCTGAAAAAGAAATGATTCCAATTTTAGATAGCGTTGGAAGAGTGAGCGCAGAATTTGTAATGGCTTATCCACCAGGAATACCAATTTTAGCACCTGGAGAAAAAATTACTGACGAAATTATCAGGTATATTTCTTATGCAAAGGAAAAAGGCTGTCTTTTGACGGGAACTGAAGATATGCATGTCGACAAAATAAATGTGGTTTTGAAAAAATAA
- the speE gene encoding polyamine aminopropyltransferase, with translation MELWYTEEHTKNVRFSIKVDKQLVSFKSEFQRIDIFESKEFGRFLTLDGFMMLTEKDEFIYHEMITHVPMAVNPSAKKILVIGAGDGGTVRELVKYDHIEKIDMVEIDKAVVDLCRKFLPSTACKLDDKRVNIYYEDGLKFVRSKYNEYDIVIVDSTDPFGPGEDLFTREFYGNCFNALKDNGILVNQHESPYYEADAIASKRANRQLRAVFPFATVYQLHIPTYPSGHWLFGFASKKYNPVIDLRADIWNNFGIKTKYYNTELHKGAFALPNYVKELISD, from the coding sequence ATGGAACTTTGGTATACTGAAGAACATACGAAAAATGTCCGTTTTTCAATAAAAGTTGACAAACAGCTAGTTAGTTTTAAAAGCGAGTTTCAAAGAATAGATATTTTTGAATCGAAGGAATTTGGGAGATTTTTAACATTAGACGGATTTATGATGCTCACAGAAAAAGATGAATTTATTTACCACGAAATGATAACTCATGTTCCAATGGCAGTCAACCCAAGTGCAAAAAAAATATTGGTAATCGGCGCTGGGGACGGCGGAACAGTAAGGGAGCTTGTAAAATATGACCACATTGAAAAAATAGATATGGTTGAGATTGATAAAGCCGTAGTTGATCTGTGTCGAAAGTTTTTGCCATCAACTGCTTGTAAATTGGACGATAAAAGAGTGAATATCTACTACGAAGACGGTTTGAAATTTGTCCGTTCAAAATATAACGAATACGATATTGTAATTGTCGATTCCACAGATCCTTTTGGGCCTGGAGAAGATTTATTTACAAGGGAGTTTTATGGAAATTGTTTTAATGCGTTAAAAGACAATGGAATACTTGTCAATCAGCACGAAAGTCCTTATTATGAAGCTGATGCAATTGCATCAAAAAGAGCAAATAGACAATTAAGAGCTGTCTTTCCATTTGCAACAGTTTACCAATTGCACATTCCAACATATCCATCAGGACACTGGCTTTTTGGATTTGCTTCAAAAAAATATAATCCAGTAATCGATTTAAGAGCTGATATTTGGAACAATTTTGGAATAAAAACAAAATATTACAACACAGAACTTCATAAGGGAGCTTTTGCACTTCCAAATTATGTAAAGGAACTGATTAGTGATTAG
- the speD gene encoding adenosylmethionine decarboxylase, with amino-acid sequence MNELENKIKLYGFNNLTKTLSFNIYDVCYAKTEREQKDYIAYIDEQYNSDRLTKILINVAQMIGAKVLNISKQDYEPQGASVNILIAEARINSANIDKSCNRGKPFFDENKDLKIKDTDTVHAHLDKSHITVHTFPEYHPDNAISTFRVDIDIATCGEISPLNTLNYLIDSFESDIITIDYKIRGFTRDISGKKFFTDHSITSIQDYIDPDKLKIYDAIDVNVYQSNIFHTKMLIKEIELQNYLFNRDVYEIPPRERLEIIDSLRKEMIEIYSGMNIY; translated from the coding sequence ATGAATGAGTTGGAAAATAAAATTAAATTATACGGATTTAATAATCTTACAAAAACACTTAGCTTTAATATTTACGATGTCTGTTATGCCAAAACGGAAAGGGAGCAGAAAGATTATATTGCTTATATTGACGAGCAGTATAATTCTGATAGGCTCACAAAAATTTTGATAAATGTTGCTCAGATGATAGGAGCTAAGGTGTTAAATATTTCAAAGCAAGATTATGAACCGCAGGGAGCTTCTGTCAACATCTTAATTGCAGAAGCTAGAATTAATTCTGCAAACATTGATAAATCATGTAATCGAGGAAAGCCTTTTTTTGATGAAAATAAAGATTTAAAAATTAAAGATACGGATACGGTTCACGCACATTTGGATAAAAGCCACATTACAGTGCATACTTTTCCTGAGTATCACCCGGATAATGCAATTTCTACTTTCAGAGTGGATATAGATATAGCAACTTGCGGCGAGATTTCTCCACTGAATACCTTGAATTATTTGATTGACAGTTTTGAATCTGATATTATTACAATAGACTATAAAATAAGAGGTTTTACTAGAGATATTTCAGGTAAAAAATTTTTTACCGACCACAGCATTACTTCCATTCAGGATTACATTGATCCTGACAAATTAAAAATTTACGATGCAATTGATGTAAATGTCTATCAGTCCAACATTTTTCACACAAAGATGCTCATAAAGGAAATTGAGCTTCAAAATTACCTTTTTAATCGTGATGTTTATGAAATTCCACCACGAGAAAGACTCGAAATAATAGATAGTTTGAGAAAAGAAATGATAGAAATTTACAGCGGAATGAATATTTATTAG